A genomic segment from Alkalibacter saccharofermentans DSM 14828 encodes:
- a CDS encoding L-threonylcarbamoyladenylate synthase, whose protein sequence is MTQIIDIDGKNLDKSSETEKLVKAAGIIKSGGTVVFPTETVYGLGANGLDPESVKKIFAAKGRPSDNPMILHISDMGMLGEIAVGISDKAKELIAKYWPGPLTLVLKKSDKVPHEATGGLDTVAVRMPSHPVALKLIALAGVPIAAPSANISGKPSPTLSKHVIEDLNGKVDMILAGDQTEIGLESTVIDLVEDNPVLLRPGSISLKQLEEVLGDVKVDKSISQKVEKGQEVRSPGMKYRHYAPKGDMVLVKGDIERVIYTIKHLLGDAGKEGQRTVAIVPEEYIEQFIEIKALNMGSIKRPEEIMTRLYSCLRECDEYGAQMVAAPYFENEDEFMAVNNRLSKAAGHNVIQAD, encoded by the coding sequence ATGACTCAAATCATTGATATCGATGGCAAAAACCTGGATAAATCCAGTGAAACAGAAAAGCTGGTTAAAGCCGCCGGCATAATAAAATCAGGAGGGACCGTGGTGTTCCCTACCGAAACGGTATACGGCCTTGGCGCAAATGGACTGGATCCCGAAAGCGTCAAAAAAATTTTTGCGGCCAAGGGAAGACCTTCTGACAACCCCATGATATTACATATTTCGGACATGGGGATGCTGGGAGAAATAGCCGTGGGAATAAGCGATAAGGCAAAAGAACTCATAGCTAAATACTGGCCCGGTCCCCTGACCCTGGTTCTCAAAAAATCAGACAAAGTGCCACATGAAGCCACGGGTGGCTTGGACACGGTAGCGGTACGTATGCCGTCTCATCCGGTGGCGCTTAAGCTCATAGCCTTGGCCGGAGTGCCTATAGCCGCACCCAGCGCAAATATTTCAGGCAAGCCCTCGCCAACATTAAGCAAGCATGTGATTGAAGATCTAAATGGCAAGGTAGATATGATTCTTGCCGGAGATCAGACTGAAATCGGCCTGGAATCTACTGTAATAGATCTTGTGGAAGATAATCCAGTGCTTTTAAGGCCGGGCAGCATCTCCTTAAAGCAGCTGGAGGAAGTCCTGGGAGATGTAAAGGTAGATAAATCCATAAGCCAAAAAGTGGAAAAAGGACAAGAGGTCCGTTCCCCGGGAATGAAATACAGACACTACGCTCCAAAAGGTGACATGGTACTGGTTAAAGGAGACATCGAGAGGGTAATTTATACTATAAAGCATCTTTTGGGTGATGCCGGAAAAGAAGGTCAAAGGACCGTAGCCATTGTCCCGGAGGAATATATCGAACAATTTATTGAAATCAAGGCCCTTAACATGGGGTCTATTAAAAGGCCGGAGGAGATCATGACCAGGCTTTATAGTTGTCTAAGGGAATGTGACGAATACGGGGCACAGATGGTGGCAGCGCCTTATTTTGAGAATGAAGATGAATTCATGGCCGTAAACAATCGCCTGTCAAAAGCCGCTGGCCACAATGTCATCCAGGCGGATTGA
- the prfA gene encoding peptide chain release factor 1, producing the protein MLDKLEFIESKYEDLGEKISDPDVIGNQDEWRKFVKEHSHLEPIVNKYKEYKKVQSGIAESKDMLKDKLDKDFKDMVEMELEELSEKKTSLEEELRILMLPKDPNDDKGVMVEIRAGAGGSEAALFAGDLFRMYTRFAERNGWKYEIMSSSIPDMGGIKEIIFLIDADGAYSRLKYESGVHRVQRIPTTESGGRIHTSTATVAVLPEAEDVEIDINQNDLRVDVYRSSGNGGQSVNTTDSAVRITHVPTGQVVTCQDEKSQLKNKDKAMKILKTRLYEMEQEKQDAEMAQNRKSQVGTGDRSERIRTYNFPQGRITDHRIGMTVYKLEEFLDGSINEMIDALTTTDQAEKLKMQQ; encoded by the coding sequence ATGTTGGACAAACTGGAATTTATAGAATCAAAATATGAAGATTTGGGTGAAAAGATAAGCGATCCGGATGTCATCGGGAATCAGGACGAATGGAGAAAGTTTGTTAAAGAGCACTCTCACCTGGAGCCTATCGTAAATAAATACAAAGAGTACAAGAAGGTGCAAAGTGGAATAGCCGAGTCTAAGGATATGCTCAAAGACAAGCTGGACAAGGACTTCAAGGACATGGTGGAAATGGAGCTTGAAGAGCTTTCAGAAAAAAAGACAAGCCTCGAAGAAGAGCTTAGGATATTGATGCTTCCCAAAGACCCTAATGATGACAAAGGGGTCATGGTGGAGATCAGAGCAGGAGCCGGAGGAAGCGAAGCTGCGTTGTTTGCAGGTGACCTTTTCAGGATGTATACTAGATTTGCGGAAAGAAATGGCTGGAAATACGAGATAATGAGCTCAAGCATTCCAGACATGGGAGGAATAAAGGAAATCATATTCCTCATAGATGCAGATGGCGCATACAGCAGGCTTAAATACGAAAGCGGCGTTCACAGGGTTCAAAGGATTCCTACTACAGAATCAGGAGGAAGAATCCACACGTCAACAGCTACTGTAGCTGTATTGCCTGAAGCGGAAGATGTAGAGATTGATATAAACCAAAACGACTTAAGAGTAGACGTGTACCGTTCTTCCGGAAACGGTGGCCAGAGCGTTAATACAACGGACTCGGCTGTTAGGATCACTCATGTGCCTACAGGCCAGGTAGTTACATGCCAGGATGAAAAAAGTCAGCTTAAGAATAAGGATAAAGCAATGAAGATACTTAAGACTAGGCTCTATGAAATGGAACAGGAAAAGCAGGATGCCGAGATGGCGCAAAACAGAAAAAGCCAGGTAGGCACCGGAGACAGAAGCGAACGTATAAGGACGTATAACTTCCCTCAAGGGAGAATAACTGACCACAGGATAGGTATGACGGTTTACAAGCTAGAAGAATTTTTAGACGGATCTATAAACGAGATGATAGACGCCCTTACAACTACGGACCAAGCAGAAAAACTTAAGATGCAGCAGTGA
- the upp gene encoding uracil phosphoribosyltransferase: MSKLTVMDHPLIIHKVSMLRDKNTGAKEFRELVNEISVLMAYEATRDLSMEETEIETPIAKMTTKILSGKKLAIVPILRAGLGMVDGLLSLIPVAKVGHIGLYRDPETLQPVEYYCKLPSDIAEREIILVDPMLATGGSAEAAIEFLKERGAANIRFMCLIASRKGIEVLQKAHPDVDIYAGAVDEVLNDHAYIVPGLGDAGDRLFGTK, from the coding sequence ATGTCTAAATTAACGGTTATGGATCATCCTCTTATAATTCACAAGGTAAGCATGCTAAGAGACAAGAATACCGGTGCCAAAGAATTTAGGGAACTGGTCAATGAAATATCCGTGCTCATGGCTTATGAGGCTACCAGGGACTTGTCCATGGAAGAAACAGAAATTGAAACTCCTATAGCAAAGATGACCACTAAGATCCTTTCCGGCAAGAAGCTGGCTATCGTGCCTATATTGCGTGCAGGGCTTGGCATGGTCGATGGACTCTTGTCCTTGATTCCTGTTGCTAAGGTAGGGCACATCGGATTATACAGGGATCCTGAAACGCTGCAGCCTGTTGAATATTACTGCAAGCTTCCTAGCGATATAGCAGAAAGGGAAATCATATTGGTGGACCCAATGCTGGCTACGGGAGGATCTGCCGAGGCTGCCATAGAGTTCCTCAAGGAAAGAGGAGCGGCCAATATAAGGTTCATGTGCCTTATAGCATCTAGAAAAGGCATCGAAGTCCTTCAAAAGGCTCATCCGGATGTGGATATCTACGCCGGGGCTGTAGACGAAGTGCTAAACGACCATGCGTATATCGTTCCTGGACTTGGAGATGCTGGAGACAGACTTTTCGGAACCAAATAA
- a CDS encoding low molecular weight protein arginine phosphatase yields MKKILLVCTGNTCRSSMAKGIFEDLIKKEGRNDEIAIDSAGISVYYSEGANPNAILAAREMGIDISSHISKQVDEYHIANSDLVLTMTTGQKEILKARYSGYAFKIFTLKEFEGDSKTWDIADPFGGSLDIYKRTAKEIKDAITNLINNKKI; encoded by the coding sequence ATGAAAAAAATTTTGCTGGTTTGTACGGGAAACACATGTAGAAGCAGCATGGCTAAAGGTATTTTCGAGGATTTGATTAAAAAAGAGGGCAGAAACGATGAAATAGCTATTGATTCCGCGGGAATATCCGTATATTATAGTGAAGGGGCAAATCCCAACGCTATATTAGCGGCAAGAGAGATGGGAATTGATATATCTTCTCATATTTCCAAGCAGGTGGATGAGTACCATATAGCAAACTCCGACTTGGTTTTGACAATGACCACAGGTCAAAAGGAGATTCTCAAAGCAAGATATTCAGGGTATGCTTTCAAAATATTCACCCTCAAGGAATTCGAAGGCGACTCAAAAACATGGGATATTGCCGATCCTTTCGGAGGAAGCCTGGATATTTACAAGCGCACAGCCAAGGAAATCAAGGATGCCATAACAAACTTGATAAACAATAAAAAAATATGA
- the rpiB gene encoding ribose 5-phosphate isomerase B has protein sequence MKIALGSDHGGFHLKEVIKEYLKDKNYEIEDFGAYDTSSIDYPEIGEKVAIAVKDSVADKGIIVCGTGLGISISANKVPGIRAALVSDTFSAKMSRAHNDANILALGGRVLGDDLALEIVEAWLNTEFEGGRHGIRVDKIKDLENKYNK, from the coding sequence ATGAAAATTGCACTGGGATCAGATCACGGAGGATTTCACTTGAAAGAAGTCATCAAGGAGTATCTAAAGGATAAGAATTATGAAATCGAGGATTTTGGAGCATATGACACTAGCTCTATCGACTATCCTGAAATAGGTGAAAAAGTTGCAATAGCCGTTAAGGATTCTGTGGCAGACAAAGGGATCATCGTTTGCGGCACAGGCCTTGGAATTTCAATATCTGCAAACAAAGTACCTGGAATCAGGGCTGCCCTGGTAAGCGATACCTTCTCTGCAAAGATGTCCAGAGCCCACAACGATGCGAATATACTCGCTCTTGGCGGAAGAGTCTTGGGAGACGATCTAGCTTTGGAAATCGTGGAGGCTTGGCTTAACACTGAATTTGAAGGTGGCAGACACGGAATAAGAGTAGATAAAATAAAAGATTTGGAAAATAAGTACAACAAATAG